In Corylus avellana chromosome ca2, CavTom2PMs-1.0, the following proteins share a genomic window:
- the LOC132168577 gene encoding methylcrotonoyl-CoA carboxylase subunit alpha, mitochondrial, with protein MASMATLLRRRIPHKPFLLQIRIFSNSSSENQTTHRIEKILVANRGEIACRVMRTAKRLGIRTVAVYSDADRDALHVKSADEAVRIGPPPARLSYLNASSIVEAAMRTGAQAIHPGYGFLSESADFAQICEDKGLTFIGPPASAIRDMGDKSASKRIMGAAGVPLVPGYHGKEQDIDLMKSEADNIGYPILIKPTHGGGGKGMRIVEGPNEFVESFLGAQREAAASFGINTILLEKYITQPRHIEVQIFGDKHGNVLHLYERDCSVQRRHQKIIEEAPAPNISNDFRSHLGQAAVSAAKAVGYHNAGTVEFIVDTVSGQFYFMEMNTRLQVEHPVTEMIVGQDLVEWQIRVASGEPLPMSQSQVPLSGHAFEARIYAENVLKGFLPATGVLHHYHPVPVSSTVRVETGVGQADTVSMHYDPMIAKLVVWGENRAAALVKLKDCLSKFQVAGLPTNIKFLQKLANHWAFENGIVETHFIERFKDDLFVSPSNSKSAKEAYDAARLGATLVAACVISREHSVLKDNPPGGNKSLSIWYSSPPFRVHHCAARTMELEWENEYDSSASNLFTLSITYKPDGNYLIKTGENWSHCMEVKAADLGNHDFRVETDAVSMDVSLAVYSKDQTKHIHIWHGSHHHHFRQKIGLELSDNDEVQHKPSFHTASHPQGTVVAPMAGLVVKLLVKDGTKVEEGQPILVLEAMKMEHVVKAPCAGCVHGLLVTAGQQVSDGSVLFSIKFRKMDLSNGEGVGAVKEAAGKYNDHEGETALKESNSKENALGLKGNDIGSKDMFFRADKIDFKILDIQLEEHLSRVWSRDREVQTIKEEWEIDLSKLELKYLIAHGTYGTVYRGSYGGQDVAVKILDWGEDGIATAAETAALRASFQQEVAVWHKLDHPNVTKFIGASMGTSNLKMPSKNASSEGHDNSLPSRACCVVVEYLPGGTLKKFLIRNVRKKLALKVVIQIALDLSRGLSYLHSKKIVHRDVKTENMLLDAGRTLKIADFGVARVEAQNPRDMTGETGTLGYMAPEVLDGKPYNRKCDVYSFGICLWEIYCCDMPYPNLSFAEVSSAVVRQNLRPEIPRCCPSSLASIMRKCWDANPEKRPDMDEVVRMLEAIDTSKGGGMIPEDQVHGCFCFSTARGP; from the exons ATGGCGTCCATGGCCACCCTCCTCCGTCGAAGGATCCCTCACAAACCCTTCCTCCTCCAAATACGCATATTCTCCAACTCTTCCTCAGAGAACCAAACCACGCATCGCATAGAGAAGATTCTCGTAGCGAACAGAGGCGAGATTGCGTGCAGAGTCATGAGGACCGCGAAGCGGCTCGGGATTAGGACAGTGGCGGTGTACAGCGACGCCGACAGAGATGCGCTACACGTGAAATCCGCCGACGAGGCCGTCCGTATCGGTCCGCCCCCGGCTCGGTTGAGTTACTTGAACGCGTCGTCGATTGTCGAGGCTGCAATGCGTACCGGTGCGCAG GCTATCCACCCTGGCTATGGTTTCTTATCGGAGAGTGCTGATTTTGCTCAAATTTGTGAAGATAAGGGTCTTACATTTATTGGCCCTCCTGCATCTGCAATCCGCGACATGGGCGATAAAAG TGCATCGAAGAGAATAATGGGTGCAGCAGGGGTGCCACTGGTTCCTGGATATCATGGTAAAGAACAAGATATAGATCTAATGAAGTCAGAAGCAGACAATATTGGGTATCCAATCTTAATAAAGCCAACTCATGGAGGTGGAGGAAAG GGTATGAGGATTGTAGAGGGTCCAAATGAATTTGTTGAATCTTTCTTGGGAGCTCAACGTGAGGCTGCTGCTTCTTTTGGCATAAACACAATATTGCTGGAGAAATATATCACACAGCCGAGGCACATAGAAGTGCAG ATATTTGGGGACAAACATGGGAATGTTCTGCATTTATATGAGAGGGATTGCAGTGTGCAGAGAAGACACCAGAAGATAATTGAAGAAGCTCCAGCT CCAAACATTTCCAATGATTTCCGCTCCCACTTGGGCCAAGCTGCTGTGTCTGCAGCCAAG GCAGTTGGATATCACAATGCTGGCACTGTGGAGTTTATAGTTGATACAGTGTCAggccaattttattttatggagaTGAACACCCGTCTTCAG GTTGAGCATCCTGTGACTGAGATGATTGTTGGTCAAGATCTTGTAGAGTGGCAAATCCGTGTTGCAAGTGGAGAACCTCTTCCCATGAGCCAGTCACAGGTGCCCTTGTCAG GTCATGCTTTTGAAGCCCGAATATATGCTGAAAATGTACTGAAGGGATTTCTTCCGGCAACTGGAGTTCTTCATCATTATCATCCTGTTCCAGTGTCATCAACAG TTCGGGTTGAGACAGGAGTTGGACAAGCTGACACTGTTAGCATGCATTATGATCCTATGATTGCTAAGCTTGTAGTTTGGGGAGAAAATCGTGCTGCAGCATTAGTAAAATTAAAGGATTGCTTGTCAAAGTTTCAG GTTGCTGGTTTACCAACCAATATCAAATTTCTCCAAAAACTTGCGAACCATTGGGCGTTTGAGAATGGCATTGTAGAAACTCATTTTATTGAACGTTTTAAAGATGATCTCTTTGTTTCTCCATCCAATTCAAAATCAGCAAAAGAAGCATATGATGCTGCTAGACTTGGTGCAACCCTGGTTGCTGCGTGTGTAATCTCAAGGGAACATTCGGTATTGAAAGACAATCCCCCTG GGGGCAACAAGTCACTCTCCATATGGTATTCTTCTCCCCCTTTTAGAGTCCATCATTGTGCCGCACGTACAATGGAACTTGAATGGGAGAATGAATATGACAGCAGTGCATCAAATCTCTTCACactttcaattacttataagcCAGATGGAAACTATCTGATTAAG ACAGGAGAAAACTGGTCCCATTGTATGGAAGTCAAAGCAGCAGATCTAGGTAACCATGATTTCAGAGTTGAAACTGATGCTGTAAGCATGGATGTCAGTTTAGCTGTTTACTCTAAG GATCAGACTAAGCACATTCATATATGGCATGGGtcacatcatcatcatttcaGACAGAAAATAGGGCTCGAGTTATCTGATAATGATGAAGTTCAACATAAGCCCAGCTTTCATACCGCATCCCACCCTCAAGGGACTGTTGTGGCACCCATGGCTGGTTTAGTGGTCAAACTTTTGGTGAAGGATGGGACAAAAGTGGAGGAAGGACAACCTATATTAGTCTTAGAAGCAATGAAAATGGAG CATGTTGTAAAGGCACCATGTGCCGGGTGTGTCCATGGGCTTCTAGTTACAGCTGGCCAGCAAGTTTCCGATGGCAGTGTTCTCTTCAGCATCAAG TTCAGAAAAATGGATTTGAGCAATGGTGAGGGAGTTGGAGCAGTAAAGGAGGCAGCTGGCAAATACAATGACCATGAAGGGGAGACTGCTTTAAAAGAGTCTAATTCCAAAGAGAATGCCTTGGGTTTGAAGGGAAATGATATTGGTAGCAAAGATATGTTTTTCAGAGCAGATAAGATTGATTTCAAGATCTTGGATATCCAGCTGGAGGAGCACTTGAGCCGGGTTTGGTCGAGGGATAGGGAAGTGCAGACAATCAAGGAAGAGTGGGAAATTGATTTGTCTAAACTGGAACTAAAATATCTTATTGCTCATGGGACTTATGGGACTGTATACCGAGGTAGTTATGGTGGCCAAGATGTTGCAG TGAAGATATTGGACTGGGGGGAGGATGGTATTGCCACAGCTGCTGAAACTGCTGCTCTTCGGGCGTCATTTCAGCAAGAAGTTGCCGTGTGGCATAAGCTTGACCATCCAAATGTTACAAAG TTTATTGGAGCTTCCATGGGAACTTCAAATCTTAAAATGCCTTCGAAAAATGCATCAAGTGAAGGTCATGATAATTCTCTTCCATCCAGAGCTTGTTGTGTTGTTGTTGAGTACCTTCCAGGTGGGActttgaagaaatttttaatAAGGAATGTGAGAAAGAAACTTGCCCTTAAGGTTGTGATTCAAATTGCTTTGGATCTCTCTAGAGG GTTGAGTTATCTTCATTCCAAAAAGATTGTTCATCGTGATGTTAAAACAGAAAATATGCTGCTAGATGCTGGAAGAACCTTGAAAATTGCTGATTTTGGCGTTGCTCGAGTTGAAGCCCAGAACCCAAGGGACATGACTGGTGAAACTGGTACCCTTGGATACATGGCCCCAGAG GTTCTTGATGGCAAGCCTTACAATAGGAAATGTGATGTCTACAGTTTTGGTATATGCTTGTGGGAGATCTATTGCTGTGACATGCCGTATCCTAATCTTAGTTTTGCAGAAGTTTCATCTGCGGTTGTGCGACAG AACCTACGACCAGAAATCCCAAGATGTTGTCCAAGTTCATTGGCAAGCATCATGCGAAAATGCTGGGATGCAAACCCAGAGAAGCGTCCGGACATGGATGAGGTGGTGAGGATGTTAGAAGCAATAGACACGAGCAAGGGAGGTGGCATGATTCCTGAAGATCAGGTTCATGGTTGTTTCTGTTTCAGCACAGCTCGTGGCCCATAG